From Brachionichthys hirsutus isolate HB-005 chromosome 7, CSIRO-AGI_Bhir_v1, whole genome shotgun sequence, the proteins below share one genomic window:
- the LOC137896138 gene encoding inactive pancreatic lipase-related protein 1-like yields MGLSLRQTTPTPTWSLGLLLCLVIGVSFAAEVCYDELGCFTDRPPWGGTPQRPATILPWHHEHIGTRFLLFTHRNSYYQEIKADETIHASNYDRMRASKFIIPGYLETGDEDWPQNMCKVLVKKLGVNCVAVEWKKGVKTRYAQAANNARVVAAQVASMITFLTGTYNQTATKFHIIGHSIGAHAAGDVGTRIPGLARITGLDPAEPYFQDTDVSVRLDASDATFVDAIHTDGLPFNSKLGLGTSQSVGHLDFYPNGGELMPGCSTNRGKPEDLDAIWEGTKRFDPCNHVRAHQYYTESITEPQGFMGFPCSDEDAFMAGKCFPCEDNQCPLMGYSADKFTVINGVSKAKYFLNTGSSQPFGRYSYSIALRLEGPSWPNLGLMFVALTGSRDDTKEFQLHTGVLIPGKTYLLLADAEVDVGDVTAVTFRWNNHIFNPMRPKYGASRVELIGRHKIMFFCGTGNVVENAVQSVLPCPM; encoded by the exons ATGGGACTGTCTCTCCGTCAGACGACACCGACGCCGACGTGGAGTTTGGGTCTGCTGCTCTGCCTCGTCATCGGCGTGTCGTTCG CGGCCGAGGTTTGTTACGATGAGCTGGGCTGCTTTACGGACCGCCCTCCCTGGGGGGGCACTCCCCAGCGACCGGCCACCATCCTGCCCTGGCACCACGAGCACATCGGCAcccgcttcctcctcttcacccacAGGAACAGCTACTACCAG GAGATCAAAGCTGACGAAACCATCCACGCATCCAACTACGACAGAATGAGAGCGAGTAAATTCATCATTCCTGGTTATCTGGAGACGGGAGACGAGGACTGGCCACAGAATATGTGTAAG GTTCTGGTGAAGAAGTTGGGCGTGAACTGCGTCGCTGTGGAGTGGAAGAAAGGTGTGAAGACTCGTTATGCACAGGCAGCCAATAATGCCAGGGTGGTGGCGGCCCAGGTGGCGTCCATGATCACGTTCCTCACG GGCACCTACAACCAGACGGCTACGAAGTTCCATATTATCGGTCACAGCATCGGAGCTCACGCTGCCGGAGACGTCGGCACCAGAATCCCTGGCCTCGCACGAATCACTG GACTGGACCCAGCTGAGCCTTACTTCCAGGACACGGATGTCTCTGTGCGCCTGGACGCCAGCGACGCCACTTTCGTGGACGCTATTCACACCGATGGACTTCCGTTCAACTCCAAACTTG GTCTGGGGACGTCGCAGTCCGTGGGCCACCTTGACTTCTACCCCAACGGAGGAGAGCTGATGCCCGGCTGCTCCACCAACAGAGGCAAACCCGAAGATCTGGATGCCATCTGGGAGG GTACCAAGCGGTTTGACCCCTGCAACCATGTGCGGGCACACCAGTACTACACCGAGAGCATCACCGAACCCCAAGGCTTCATGGGATTCCCCTGTTCTGACGAGGACGCCTTTATGGCT GGCAAATGTTTCCCGTGCGAAGACAACCAGTGTCCTCTGATGGGCTACTCTGCTGACAAGTTCACCGTAATTAACGGCGTCTCAAAGGCAAAGTACTTCCTCAACACGGGCAGTTCACAACCTTTTGGCC GTTACAGTTACAGCATTGCACTTCGCTTGGAAGGTCCCAGCTGGCCCAACCTCGGCTTGATGTTTGTGGCTCTTACTGGATCACGTGACGACACCAAGGAGTTCCAGCTTCATAC GGGTGTGCTGATACCTGGAAAGACCTACTTGCTGCTGGCGGACGCCGAGGTGGACGTCGGTGACGTGACGGCAGTGACCTTTAGATGGAACAACCACATCTTCAATCCCATGAGACCAAAGTACGGTGCATCCAGGGTGGAGCTGATAGGAAGACACAAGAT CATGTTCTTCTGCGGAACAGGGAACGTGGTGGAGAACGCCGTCCAGTCTGTGCTCCCATGCCCCATGTAA
- the hspa12a gene encoding heat shock 70 kDa protein 12A — protein sequence MANPSPAKSIGDPGITPLSPSHIQQNDTDQVPSGPSFIVVVAIDFGTTSSGYAYAFAKEPECIHTMRRWEGGDPGVSNQKTPTTILLTPDRKFHSFGYAARDFYHDLDPSESKHWLYLEKFKMKLHTTANLSINTDLHAANGKRVKALDIFAYALAFFKEQALKELSDQTGGEFDNNDVRWVITVPAIWKMPAKQFMREAAYKASLASRENPEQLIIALEPEAASIYCRKLRLHQMVDLGTLPATQNGFSPTDNVGSGATQAKEHVRRNRQSRTFLVENVVGELWSELEEGDRYVVVDCGGGTVDLTVHQIRLPEGHLKELHKASGGPYGSLGIDYEFEKLLCKIFGQDFIDQFKVKRPAAWVDLMIAFESRKRAAAPDRTNPLNINLPFSFIDYYKKFRGHSVEHALRKSNVDFVKWSSQGMLRMSPDAMNSLFKPTIDHIIQHLSDLFQKPEVSDIKFLFLVGGFAESQLLQQAVQNMLQGRSRIIIPHDVGLTILKGAVLFGLDPSVIKVRRSPLTYGVGVLNRFVEGKHPSDKLLVKDGTRWCTDVFDTFIGADQSVALGEMVKRSYTPAKPSQQVIVIHVYCSEKERAGFISESGVRKCGTLRLDVSGTESAAPRREIQTLMQFGDTEIRAMAVDVSTGRTVKASIDFLSH from the exons ATGGCTAATCCTTCTCCAGCAAAGAGCATAGGCGACCCTGGGATCACCCCACTGTCTCCTTCACACATCCAG CAGAATGACACGGACCAGGTCCCATCGGGACCATCCTTCATTGTGGTGGTTGCCATTGACTTCGGCACCACTTCCAGCGGTTACGCCTACGCCTTTGCCAAGGAGCCGGAGTGCATTCACACTATGAG ACGCTGGGAAGGCGGGGACCCTGGCGTGTCCAATCAGAAGACTCCAACCACCATCCTGCTGACCCCAGACAGGAAGTTCCACAGTTTTGGCTATGCGGCGCGCGACTTCTACCACGACCTGGACCCCAGCGAGTCCAAACACTGGCTCTACCTGGAGAAGTTCAAAATGAAGCTCCACACCACTGCT AACCTGTCCATCAACACGGACCTCCATGCAGCCAATGGCAAGCGAGTGAAAGCTCTGGATATTTTTGCGTATGCATTGGCCTTCTTCAAAGAGCAAGCGCTAAAG GAGTTGAGCGACCAGACGGGCGGCGAGTTCGACAACAATGACGTGAGGTGGGTGATCACCGTTCCTGCCATCTGGAAGATGCCTGCAAAGCAGTTCATGAGGGAAGCCGCCTATAAG GCGTCGCTGGCGTCCCGCGAAAACCCAGAGCAGCTGATCATCGCCTTGGAGCCCGAGGCGGCGTCGATCTATTGCCgtaagctccgcctccaccagaTGGTGGACCTGGGCACCCTCCCGGCCACCCAGAATGGCTTCAGCCCCACCGACAACGTGGGGAGCGGCGCGACCCAAG CTAAGGAGCATGTCCGGCGCAACCGGCAGAGCCGCACCTTTTTGGTGGAGAATGTCGTAGGGGAGCTTTGGTCGGAGCTGGAAGAAG gcGATCGTTACGTCGTCGTGGACTGTGGCGGGGGGACGGTCGACCTGACGGTCCACCAGATCCGTCTTCCAGAGGGACATCTAAAGGAGCTCCACAAGGCCTCCG GCGGCCCCTACGGCTCGCTCGGCATTGACTACGAGTTTGAGAAGCTGCTGTGTAAGATCTTCGGCCAGGATTTCATTGACCAGTTCAAGGTCAAGCGGCCGGCCGCCTGGGTGGACCTGATGATCGCCTTCGAGTCTCGGAAGAGGGCGGCGGCCCCCGACAGGACCAACCCCCTCAACATCAACCTGCCGTTCTCCTTCATCGACTACTACAAGAAGTTCAGGGGCCACAGCGTGGAGCACGCCCTGCGCAAAAGCAA tgtggattTCGTTAAATGGTCGTCTCAGGGGATGCTGAGGATGAGCCCAGACGCTATGAACTCCCTCTTCAAGCCCACTATTGATCATATCATCCAGCATCTGT cCGACCTGTTCCAGAAGCCGGAGGTGAGTGACATTAAGTTCCTGTTCTTAGTGGGAGGTTTCGCCGAgtcccagctgctgcagcaggccgTCCAGAACATGCTCCAGGGCCGCAGCCGCATCATCATCCCCCACGACGTCGGCCTCACCATCCTGAAAGGTGCCGTCTTGTTCGGATTGGACCCCAGCGTCATTAAAGTCCGCCGCTCGCCCCTCACGTACGGGGTGGGCGTCCTCAATCGCTTCGTCGAGGGCAAACACCCGTCGGACAAGCTGCTGGTGAAGGACGGCACTCGCTGGTGCACCGACGTCTTCGACACCTTCATCGGCGCCGACCAGTCTGTGGCGCTGGGCGAGATGGTGAAGCGCAGCTACACGCCGGCCAAGCCGTCCCAGCAGGTCATCGTCATCCACGTCTACTGCTCTGAGAAGGAGAGGGCGGGGTTCATCAGCGAATCGGGCGTCAGGAAGTGCGGGACGCTTCGCTTGGACGTGAGCGGAACGGAAAGCGCGGCGCCTCGCCGCGAGATCCAGACGCTCATGCAGTTCGGCGACACGGAGATCCGGGCCATGGCGGTGGACGTGTCCACCGGACGCACCGTCAAAGCGAGCATCGACTTTCTAAGCCATTAA